The Sporosarcina sp. Te-1 DNA window GGCATTAGGGTATATTCTATTTTCCGTCATTATTATCGCCATGAATATCCAAGCGTTGCCTGAAGTGATCGGCCTCATCTTTAAAAGTGCATTCGCGTTAGACTCCGCGTTTGGAGGAATTATCGGGATGGCCATTTCGTGGGGAGTCAAGCGGGGCATCTTCTCGAACGAAGCGGGGCAGGGAACCGGAGCTCATGCGGCAGCTGCAGCTGAGGTCTCACACCCGGCCAAGCAAGGACTTGTGCAAGCGTTTTCAGTTTATATTGACACATTGCTTGTCTGTTCAGCTACGGCATTTATGATTCTATTCACTGGTGCTTACAACACACAAGCAGAGGACGGAAGTTATATTGTACAAAACCTGGCCGATGTTGAACAAGGGCCAGGCTATACGCAAGCTGCTGTCGATACAGTTATGCCAGGTTTTGGAGCTGGATTCGTGGCCATCGCGCTGTTCTTCTTTGCCTTTACGACGATTATGGCGTATTACTATATCGCGGAAACGAATATCGCTTATTTATTCCGTAATCGGAATTCCAAGACGGTAATGTTTGTATTGAAGATTGTCATTCTAATCACTGCTTTTATCGGTGCGATTCGACCGGCTGAATTGGCATGGGCGCTGGGTGATGTCGGATTGGGCCTCATGGTCTGGCTCAATGTCATTGCCATTGTTATCCTTGCAAAACCGGCGCTCATTGCGTTAAAAGATTATGAACGGCAGAAAAAGGCCGGGTTGGATCCTATTTTCAAACCGAAAAAACTCGGAATTAAAAATGCTGATTTTTGGGAGACGGACTATATTCCTGATGAAGAAGGGAAGAACGAGTCATAACGAAGAGCCCCATCATCTTAGGTTAATGATGGGGCTCGTTTTATGGCATATAATACTCCTCATGCTTGACCGAATCAATCCGTTTTTCGCTCAGCAAACCGGACACGGTGCCTATCGCCAGGCCCTTTTCTTGAATGCCCCGAATCATTTTGTCCAATCCTTCTGCTGTTGGTTTTGTCGGATGCATTAAAATCATCGAGCCATTGTCGACGTTGGAAAGTATCCGATTCACCATCTCATCTGTATCGGGGTGTTTCCAATCAACCGTATCTAAGGTCCATAAGACAGTGAGCATTCCCTGTTCCCGTGCGATGGTAACTGTTTCATCTGTGAAACTTCCGCTCGGCGGTCCAAACCAGGTCGGCTTCACACCTACTGTTTGTTGTATAATGTCACTCGTCTTCTGTAATTCATCCCTCGTTTTGGAAAGGGAGGACTTTGCTAAATCCGGATGACTATAAGCATGATTCCCGATTTCATGGCCTTGTCTTTGAATCTCTTTTGCAAGGTCAGGCGTTTTGGCAGTCCAGCTTCCATCGAGAAAAAAAGTAACCTTGACATTATGAATCGCCAAGACATCGAGCATAGGACGTATGAATTCATCACCCCATGCCACATTAATCAAAAACGTGACCATCGGCTTTTCTGGATTTCCTTTATAAATCGCGGATGGGGGTAAATCGGCCAAACGGACAGCCGGGGCTAGTTCCTTGTAAACAACTAAAGATTCATCAAACTTGCCATTCGGAGCCATCCGATCAAAGCTTGCCTCGACATCCACAACAAGTCCGTTATACCCTGGGATCGCTTTCCAAATTGGATCTACAACAGCATTTACCGGCTTGATCCGCATTGTCTTTGCATAGGAATCAATAATTAGCTTTAAATCTTTTTCGCTCACAAAAGCTGTAGGTATTGTTCCGGAATTTGTGGTAGTTTTCGGTTTCATGATGGGGACTACAGCTACGAGGATGCAAAGCGTGAGAACAAAAAGAATCTGTTTCATATTTTCTCTCCTCAATTGTTTTCGTTAGCTTACCCCATTGCTCCCGATCCATGCGCAAAAGCCCGGGATGAAAAGAAATCACGGGCTGCTTTTGTAATCCGATCAAATGCTTTTTATTGGTGCTGCAACCTTCTTGTTTTCCATGCCATTTCGGGCACGAACTTTCTTAATGTCTACTTGAATGAGAAGCGAGATGATGAATGCCACGGCGAAGAGACCTGCAAAGAATAACAGACTGCTTTCATAGCTTCCGGTTGTGTCTTTCATCCATGCGGCGAACATTGGTCCGGCAATACCTGCTGCCGACCAAGCAGTTAAAATGTACCCATGAATGGCACCGAGTTGCTTCGTGCCAAAAATATCGCCAATGTAGGCAGGGATGCAGGAGAACCCGCCTCCATAGCATGTGTAGATGACGGCTAGCATCACTTGGAAAATAATTGCGTTTGTCGTAAATGGCAACAGGGCAAATAAGGCGAGCTGAATGACGAAAAAGGCTGTATACGTATTTTGCCTGCCAATATAGTCGGAAATGGAAGCCCATCCGAGTCTGCCAGCCCCGTTGAATAATCCGAGGACTCCGACAAGCGCAGCTGCTTGAACGGTTGTCATGCCGATACTTTCAATTGCAAGCGGCTTGGCTGCGGACAAAATAGCAATTCCGCACGTGACATTGATGAACAGCATAAGCCACAAATAATAAAACCGTTTCGTCTTAACAGCTTCGTTTGCCGTTAATTGGGCCAAATCCTTTTTCGCTTCCACTTTACCTGCATCCAACTTAGCTTGGAAACCGGCTGGCGTCCAACCTTCCTCAGGCTTTTCCAGATAGAGCGAAGAAAGGACCATGATAAGGAAATAGGCAGCGCCTAAAATGAAAAACGTATTCTTCAAGCCGACCGACGTTATCAAAGCCTCCATGATCGGACTGCTGATCGCTGCTGCAAATCCGAACCCCATGATTGCAAGTCCCGTAGCCAGGCCCCGCCGATCTGGAAACCATTTCACCAGTGTGGAAACTGGCGAGATATAGCCGACGCCTAAACCGATTCCACCGAGGACGCCATAGAACAAATAAAGCAGGGGCAGTGAGGAAGCGCTTACAGCAAATCCCGCGCCGATAACTCCCGTGCCGAAACAGATCGCGGCAAATAAGCCCGCCTTGCGAGGACCGTATTTCTCAACAAAATGACCTAAGAAGGCAGCTGATAGACCTAAGAAAAGAATGGCGATACTAAAAGTCAGCTGCACTTGGCTGGTCGACCAGCCAAATTGCTCGATCAATGGGTTCGTAAAATTGCTCCAAGCATAGACGGAACCGATTGAAATGTGGATTCCAACGGCAGAAGCGGCAATCAACCATCTGTTTTTTGTCTTTTTCACTTTCCACGTCTCCTTTTGATGTAAAAGTTTGATGGACAGAAAAGATGTCTCACTCGGTTGACAAAACTGGAAGATAGAGACATAGGTTTGTCACATTTCCGCCATAATACCATCAAAAAGTTTT harbors:
- a CDS encoding sodium:alanine symporter family protein, which encodes MNEFVGLLNDILWSTPVIYILLGVGLVFSILTRFLQVRHIKEMVKLMFQGKSSEAGVSSFQAMSIALSGRVGTGNIAGVATAIFYGGPGAVFWMWAIAFIGASSAFVESTLAQIYKVKQDGQYRGGPAYFIEKGIGWKWFGMTFAIAALIAMAVLMPGVQSNSIAAGMENAFSMPTWLTGALIILLLGFIILGGVKRIASTAQVIVPFMALGYILFSVIIIAMNIQALPEVIGLIFKSAFALDSAFGGIIGMAISWGVKRGIFSNEAGQGTGAHAAAAAEVSHPAKQGLVQAFSVYIDTLLVCSATAFMILFTGAYNTQAEDGSYIVQNLADVEQGPGYTQAAVDTVMPGFGAGFVAIALFFFAFTTIMAYYYIAETNIAYLFRNRNSKTVMFVLKIVILITAFIGAIRPAELAWALGDVGLGLMVWLNVIAIVILAKPALIALKDYERQKKAGLDPIFKPKKLGIKNADFWETDYIPDEEGKNES
- a CDS encoding polysaccharide deacetylase family protein, which codes for MKQILFVLTLCILVAVVPIMKPKTTTNSGTIPTAFVSEKDLKLIIDSYAKTMRIKPVNAVVDPIWKAIPGYNGLVVDVEASFDRMAPNGKFDESLVVYKELAPAVRLADLPPSAIYKGNPEKPMVTFLINVAWGDEFIRPMLDVLAIHNVKVTFFLDGSWTAKTPDLAKEIQRQGHEIGNHAYSHPDLAKSSLSKTRDELQKTSDIIQQTVGVKPTWFGPPSGSFTDETVTIAREQGMLTVLWTLDTVDWKHPDTDEMVNRILSNVDNGSMILMHPTKPTAEGLDKMIRGIQEKGLAIGTVSGLLSEKRIDSVKHEEYYMP
- a CDS encoding OFA family MFS transporter, giving the protein MKKTKNRWLIAASAVGIHISIGSVYAWSNFTNPLIEQFGWSTSQVQLTFSIAILFLGLSAAFLGHFVEKYGPRKAGLFAAICFGTGVIGAGFAVSASSLPLLYLFYGVLGGIGLGVGYISPVSTLVKWFPDRRGLATGLAIMGFGFAAAISSPIMEALITSVGLKNTFFILGAAYFLIMVLSSLYLEKPEEGWTPAGFQAKLDAGKVEAKKDLAQLTANEAVKTKRFYYLWLMLFINVTCGIAILSAAKPLAIESIGMTTVQAAALVGVLGLFNGAGRLGWASISDYIGRQNTYTAFFVIQLALFALLPFTTNAIIFQVMLAVIYTCYGGGFSCIPAYIGDIFGTKQLGAIHGYILTAWSAAGIAGPMFAAWMKDTTGSYESSLLFFAGLFAVAFIISLLIQVDIKKVRARNGMENKKVAAPIKSI